Proteins encoded by one window of Lathyrus oleraceus cultivar Zhongwan6 chromosome 1, CAAS_Psat_ZW6_1.0, whole genome shotgun sequence:
- the LOC127130728 gene encoding uncharacterized protein LOC127130728 isoform X2, protein MVSTGRIKTETPFSCLSYANGPTEKERELGRGGKRPNRVGLSRRRRRTETTNIPQTTSALVSPIHNPMRPPPLNHKEMLTHDPTAMRRNENKNRFKQTSRHGARRRKKPTRRKEDLPAMTVANPPANLGRSSGLVVQLW, encoded by the exons ATGGTTAGCACAGGGAGGATCAAAACGGAGACTCCATTCTCCTGCTTGTCTTACGCTAACGGTCCAACAGAAAAAGAAAGGGAACTAGGTCGCGGCGGCAAAAGACCTAACCGCGTCGGCCTAAGTCGCCGGCGGCGACGAACTGAAACGACAAATATTCCCCAAACCACCTCCGCGTTAGTCTCTCCTATCCATAACCCAATGCGACCTCCTCCACTCAACCACAAAGAAATGTTAACGCATGATCCCACGGCGATGCGTCGAAATGAAAACAAGAACCGGTTCAAACAAACGTCTCGCCATGGCGCACGAAGAAGAAAGAAACCAACACGAAGGAAAGAGGACCTACCGGCGATGACGGTGGCGAATCCACCGGCGAACCTCGGTCGAAGCTCAG GATTGGTGGTTCAGTTATGGTGA
- the LOC127130728 gene encoding uncharacterized protein LOC127130728 isoform X1, with amino-acid sequence MVSTGRIKTETPFSCLSYANGPTEKERELGRGGKRPNRVGLSRRRRRTETTNIPQTTSALVSPIHNPMRPPPLNHKEMLTHDPTAMRRNENKNRFKQTSRHGARRRKKPTRRKEDLPAMTVANPPANLGRSSGFAVVAVGRVSGFCYCWLVAWKLAC; translated from the exons ATGGTTAGCACAGGGAGGATCAAAACGGAGACTCCATTCTCCTGCTTGTCTTACGCTAACGGTCCAACAGAAAAAGAAAGGGAACTAGGTCGCGGCGGCAAAAGACCTAACCGCGTCGGCCTAAGTCGCCGGCGGCGACGAACTGAAACGACAAATATTCCCCAAACCACCTCCGCGTTAGTCTCTCCTATCCATAACCCAATGCGACCTCCTCCACTCAACCACAAAGAAATGTTAACGCATGATCCCACGGCGATGCGTCGAAATGAAAACAAGAACCGGTTCAAACAAACGTCTCGCCATGGCGCACGAAGAAGAAAGAAACCAACACGAAGGAAAGAGGACCTACCGGCGATGACGGTGGCGAATCCACCGGCGAACCTCGGTCGAAGCTCAG GTTTTGCCGTCGTCGCCGTTGGTCGTGTTAGCGGCTTTTGCTACTGCTGGCTTGTGGCTTGGAAGCTCGCGTGTTAA